From Pedobacter aquae:
TCGTTTTTGCTTTACCTCAAGAGATTAAAGTTTCAACAACTTCTGAAAAAGGTAAAAACCCAACGATCATTTTAGAATCTATAGATAAGCAATTGCTTGGTCAAGTTGCAGCTAAGATTCGTTCATTCAGAACTCCAGAACCTTACAAAGGTAAAGGTATTAAGTTTGTAGGTGAGCAGTTAAGAAGAAAAGCAGGTAAGTCAGCAGCTAAAAAATAATTGTTATGGCAGGAAAAGTAAAATTATCCCGTAGGGAAAGAATAAAAAAAGGTATCAGAAAAAGAGTTTCTGGTTCTACAGAGCGCCCTCGTTTATCTGTTTTCAGAAGTAACAAAGGTATTTATGCTCAAATTATTGATGATATAGCTGGTAAAACTATTGTTTCAGCATCATCAGTAGAGAAGGATTTCAGTGCAAATGGTAATAAAGTAGATCAATCAAAAGAGGTTGGTAAAAAAGTTGCAGAGAAGGCTATTGCTGCTGGAATTAAACAAGTAGTTTTTGATAGAAACGGTTACTTATACCACGGACGTATTAAGTCTTTGGCTGAAGGTGCCCGTGAAGCAGGTTTAATATTTTAATTTCAGAAGCAGATGTCAACTATCAATATAAAAAGAGTAAAAGCAAACGAGATTGAATTAAAGGATCGTTTGGTTAGCATCCAACGTGTTGCTAAAGTTACCAAAGGTGGTCGTACTTTCAGCTTTTCAGCTATCGTAGTTGTAGGTGATGAAAACGGCGTTGTAGGTTATGGTTTAGGAAAAGCAAAAGAGGTTACTGAAGCAATTGCTAAAGGAATTGATGATGCGAAAAAGAACTTAGTTAAAGTTCCTATCATTAATGCTACTATACCTCATGAGCAAATCGGTAAATTTTCTGGAGGTTTTGTTTTCTTAAAACCTGCTTCAAATGGTACTGGTGTTATTGCTGGTGGTGCGATGAGAGCAGTTTTAGAATCTGCAGGAATTCATAACGTACTTGCAAAATCAAAAGGTTCTTCAAATCCACATAACGTGGTTAAAGCTACAATTTCAGCATTGTCTCAATTGAGAGATGCTTATACTGTAGCCCATAACAGAGGTGTTTCATTGAGTAAAGTATTTAACGGTTAATACGATGGCTAAGATCAAAATAACTCAAATTAAGAGCGTGATCGATAGAAGTGAACGCCAAAAAAGAACTATCCAAGCTTTAGGATTAACTAAAATTAATCAAAGCGTTGAGGTAGAAGCTACTCCGTCAATCATCGGAATGGTTAAAGCAGTAAATCATTTGGTAGCAATCGAAAAAGTTTAATTACCATGAATTTAAGTAATTTAAAACCTGCAGAAGGTTCAGTAAAAAATAGAAAAAGAATTGGTCGTGGTACTGGTTCTGGACGTGGAGGAACATCTACACGTGGTCATAAAGGAGCTGGTTCACGTTCTGGCTATTCTTCAAAAGTTGGTTTTGAAGGTGGACAAATGCCTTTACAACGTCGTGTTCCTAAAGTTGGATTTAAAAATCCTAACCGTATCGAGTATGTAGGTATCAATCTAGATGTTCTACAAGGTTTAACAGAGAAATTTAATCTTTCTCTAGTAGATTTTGAAGTAATGAAAGAACACGGTTTAGTATCTAAAAATGATTTGGTAAAGATTTTGGGTAGAGGCGAATTAAAAGCTAAATTAGAAGTAAAAGCACATGCATTTACAGCTGCCGCATCAAAAGCAATTGAAGCTGCCGGTGGTTCTGTTGTTAAATTATAATTAATGAAGAAGCTGTTCACAACTTTATCCAATATTTGGAAAATTGAAGAATTAAGAGTGCGTATTTTATACACACTCTTAATTCTTTTAGTTTATAGAATTGGTTCATTTATCGTATTGCCAGGAGTAGATCCTGCGTCTTTAGATACAGGTGAGGCCAAAGAAGGTTTATTAGGTTTACTTAATATGTTTGCAGGAGGTTCTTTCTCTAGAGCTTCTATTTTCGCATTAGGGGTAATGCCTTATATTTCCGCATCTATCGTGATTCAATTATTAGGGATTGCGGTTCCTTATTTTCAGAAATTGCAAAAGGAAGGTGAAAGTGGAAGAAAGAAGATTAATCAAATCACGCGTTATTTGACTATTGTAATCACTGCTTTACAAGCTATAGGGTACGTTAAATCTCAAATTACTCCTGATGCCAGACTTATCGCTGAGCCGCTTTTTAGTATTACCTCTATGGTAGTATTAACAGCCGGAACAATGTTTGTGATGTGGATGGGTGAGAAAATAACGGATAAAGGTATTGGTAATGGTATTTCATTATTAATCATGGTGGGTATTATTGCCCAGCTTCCTTATGGTATTTCAGCAGAGTTCTTAAGTAGACAAAATGGTCAAGGAGGTTTAATTGCTTTCTTTATTGAGTTTGTTGCCTTATTTGCAGTTGTGATGTTCACGGTATTGATTATTCAAGGAACTAGAAAAGTGCCTGTACAATACGCTAAAAAGATTGTTGGAAACAAACAATATGGTGGTGTTAGACAGTACATCCCTTTGAAGCTTAATGCTGCTGGTGTTATGCCTATCATTTTTGCTCAAGCAATTATGTTTATTCCTTCAACTATCGGACAGTTTTTTCCAGAAGCTCAATCTTCTTTATTAACTTCTTTTAGTGATTATACATCTTTAGCTTATAATTTAACTTTCGCTATTTTAATCATCCTGTTCACTTTCTTTTATACAGCCATTACGATTAATCCTAATCAAATGTCTGATGATATGAAAAAGAATGGCGGTTTTGTACCAGGTGTAAAACCAGGAAAAACAACGTCCGATTATATTGACGGAGTTATTTCCAAAATCACCTTACCAGGTTCTATATTTTTAGCTATTATAGCAATTTTACCTTCAATAGCAATTATTGCTGGAGTTAACTCACAGTTTGCACATTTCTTTGGAGGTACATCTTTATTGATATTAGTAGCTGTAGTTTTAGATACTTTACAGCAAGTAGAAAGTCATTTGTTAATGCGTCATTACGATGGATTAATGAAAACAGGTAGAATTAAAGGACGTAATCCTGTAGGTGCAACAACTACTGGTCCTGCTATTTAATATTCCATGCCTAGAGTTATTTTAAAGACAGCAGAAGAGATAGAGATGATTAGGGAGAGTTCTTTGTTAGTAGCTAAAACCCATGGTGAGGTTGCTAAGATAATTGGTCCAGGAATTACTACTCAGAAGTTGAATGATTTAGCAGAAGAGTTTATTAGAGATAACGGTGGCATACCAGCTTTTCTAAATTATAATGGATTCCCTTACTCGCTATGTATTTCTTTAAATGATCAGGTAGTGCATGGCTTTCCTGGAAAGTATGTTCTTAAAGAAGGAGATATTGTTTCTGTTGATTGTGGTGTAGTTAAGAATAATTTTTACGGTGACTCTGCCTATACTTTCGCAATTGGTGATATAGATGAGGAGGCTGAAAAATTATTAAGAGTAACCAAAGAATGTCTTCTTAAAGGAATAGAAAAAGCTGTAGCAGGTAACAGAATAGGTGATTTAGCTTATGCTATTCAAGAGCATGCAGAAAGCAATGGTTTTGGAGTGGTAAGAGAGTTGGTAGGACATGGCGTTGGCCATAGATTACATGAAAAACCAGAAGTACCTAATTACGGTAAAAGAGGAGTAGGCATAAAGTTGGAAGAAGGAATGGTTCTAGCAATAGAGCCTATGATAAATGCGGGAAGAGCTGGTGTTAAATTTTGGGATGATGGATGGACAGTATCAACTGTAGATAAGAAACCATCAGCTCATTTTGAACACACGGTGGCAGTTAAAAAGGGCAAAGCAGATGTCTTATCGTCCTTTACGTACATTGAAGAAGTTTTAAATAATAAAATTTAAATATTAAAAAATTTTATTTAATTTTGCAGCCCGCTTTAGTGGGTAGAATTAAATAAATAATAATTATTATATGGCTAAACAATCCTCTATTGAGCAAGACGGAGTAATTAAAGAAGCATTATCAAATGCGATGTTTCGTGTTGAATTAGAGAACGGTCATGAGATCATAGCACATATTTCTGGTAAGATGAGGATGCACTACATCAAAATTTTACCAGGCGATAGAGTGAAACTGGAGATGTCTCCTTATGATCTTACTAAGGGTAGAATTACTTATAGATATAAATAAGAAAATGAAAGTTAGAGCATCCATTAAGAAGCGCAGCGCTGATTGTAAGGTGATCCGTAGAAAAGGAAAATTATACGTGATCAACAAAAAGAACCCTAAGTACAAGCAACGTCAAGGTTAATCGAAAATTTTTAAACTATCAACAAATAATAAATGGCAAGGATAGCAGGTATAGATTTACCAAAAAACAAAAGAGGAGAGATCGGCCTTACTTATATTTTTGGAATCGGTAGAAGTACAGCACAGTCAATTTTGGCTCAAGCTGGAATAGATTTCAATAAAAAGTTCAAGATTGGACCGATGAAGAATTAACAGCCATCCGTAACATCATTTCAGAATCAATCAAAGTTGAAGGACAACTACGTTCTGAGGTACAATTAAACATTAAACGTTTAATGGATATTGGATGTTACAGAGGATTACGTCACAGAAAAGGCTTACCATTACGTGGACAGAGAACTAAAAACAACTCTCGTACTCGTAAAGGAAAGAGAAAAACTGTTGCTAATAAGAAAAAGGCTACTAAATAATAATTGATAGTAAAAAATGGCTAAGTCAAAAAAGTTACTAAAAAACGTGTTGTTGTTATTGAACCAGTTGGTCAAGCACATATCAACGCTACCTTTAATAACATAATCATTACTCTTACAAATAATCAAGGACAAACTATTTCTTGGTCTTCAGCAGGTAAGCAAGGTTTTAAAGGTTCTAAAAAGAATACACCTTATGCAGCGTCACAAGCAGCAATTGATTGTGGAAAAGCAGCACACGATTTGGGTTTACGTAAAGTTGAGGTTTTTGTAAAAGGTCCAGGTTCAGGTCGTGAGTCTGCAATCCGTACATTACAAAACTCAGGTTTGGAAGTTACAACTATAAAAGATATAACTCCACTACCTCACAATGGATGTCGTCCTCCTAAAAGAAGAAGAGTTTAATAAATTTTAAAGCTAAGATTCTCCTAGCGTTTGGTTAGGATGATACTTTAAACACAATAAAATGGCAAGATATACCGGACCAAAGTCCAAAATCGCTCGTAAATTCAGAGAGCCAATTTTCGGCCCTGATAAAGCATTAGAAAGAAAAAATTATCCTCCTGGGCAACATGGTGCTTCTAAAAGAAGAGGAAAGCAATCAGAATATGCTGTTCAGTTAATGGAGAAACAAAAAGTAAAATACACTTATGGTGTATTAGAAAAGCAGTTCTCTAACTTATTCAAAAAAGCATCTTCAAGAGAAGGTATTACTGGTACAAATTTATTACAGCTTTTAGAAGCTCGTTTAGATAATACGGTATATCGTTTAGGCATCGCTCCAACAAGATCAGGTGCTCGTCAATTAGTTTCTCACAGACACATCATGGTAAATGGTGAAGTTGTTAATATCCCTTCTTACACTTTAAGAGCTGGCGATGTTATTGAAGTTCGTGAGAAGTCAAAATCACTAGAAGCAATTAGTAACTCGGTAGCTGGCCGTACTATTAATAAACACAACTGGTTAGAGTGGGATGCAAAAACCTTAACTGGTAAATTATTACAGTATCCAGATCGTGATAGTATTCCTGAAAATATTAAGGAAAACTTAATCGTCGAGTTGTACTCTAAATAATGATAAAATGATTAATTGCCAATTTCTAACGAAGTTGGCAATTAGTTGTTTATCTAAGAATTAACGATAAAACATAAGGCAAATAAATGGCAATTTTAGCATTTCAGAAACCTGACAAGGTAATTATGCAGAAATCTACAGATTTTGATGGTACGTTTGAATTTCGTCCGTTAGAACCTGGTTTTGGTGTTACTATAGGTAACGCTTTAAGAAGAATCCTGTTATCTTCATTAGAAGGTTACGCAATTACCTCAGTTCGTTTTTCAGGTGTATCACACGAGTTTTCTACCATCAAAGGTGTGGCAGAAGATGTTGTAGATATCATCTTAAATTTAAAACAAGTTCGTTTTAAGAAAACAGG
This genomic window contains:
- the rplR gene encoding 50S ribosomal protein L18, which gives rise to MAGKVKLSRRERIKKGIRKRVSGSTERPRLSVFRSNKGIYAQIIDDIAGKTIVSASSVEKDFSANGNKVDQSKEVGKKVAEKAIAAGIKQVVFDRNGYLYHGRIKSLAEGAREAGLIF
- the rpsE gene encoding 30S ribosomal protein S5, which encodes MSTINIKRVKANEIELKDRLVSIQRVAKVTKGGRTFSFSAIVVVGDENGVVGYGLGKAKEVTEAIAKGIDDAKKNLVKVPIINATIPHEQIGKFSGGFVFLKPASNGTGVIAGGAMRAVLESAGIHNVLAKSKGSSNPHNVVKATISALSQLRDAYTVAHNRGVSLSKVFNG
- the rpmD gene encoding 50S ribosomal protein L30, with amino-acid sequence MAKIKITQIKSVIDRSERQKRTIQALGLTKINQSVEVEATPSIIGMVKAVNHLVAIEKV
- the rplO gene encoding 50S ribosomal protein L15 — its product is MNLSNLKPAEGSVKNRKRIGRGTGSGRGGTSTRGHKGAGSRSGYSSKVGFEGGQMPLQRRVPKVGFKNPNRIEYVGINLDVLQGLTEKFNLSLVDFEVMKEHGLVSKNDLVKILGRGELKAKLEVKAHAFTAAASKAIEAAGGSVVKL
- the secY gene encoding preprotein translocase subunit SecY, whose product is MKKLFTTLSNIWKIEELRVRILYTLLILLVYRIGSFIVLPGVDPASLDTGEAKEGLLGLLNMFAGGSFSRASIFALGVMPYISASIVIQLLGIAVPYFQKLQKEGESGRKKINQITRYLTIVITALQAIGYVKSQITPDARLIAEPLFSITSMVVLTAGTMFVMWMGEKITDKGIGNGISLLIMVGIIAQLPYGISAEFLSRQNGQGGLIAFFIEFVALFAVVMFTVLIIQGTRKVPVQYAKKIVGNKQYGGVRQYIPLKLNAAGVMPIIFAQAIMFIPSTIGQFFPEAQSSLLTSFSDYTSLAYNLTFAILIILFTFFYTAITINPNQMSDDMKKNGGFVPGVKPGKTTSDYIDGVISKITLPGSIFLAIIAILPSIAIIAGVNSQFAHFFGGTSLLILVAVVLDTLQQVESHLLMRHYDGLMKTGRIKGRNPVGATTTGPAI
- the map gene encoding type I methionyl aminopeptidase; protein product: MPRVILKTAEEIEMIRESSLLVAKTHGEVAKIIGPGITTQKLNDLAEEFIRDNGGIPAFLNYNGFPYSLCISLNDQVVHGFPGKYVLKEGDIVSVDCGVVKNNFYGDSAYTFAIGDIDEEAEKLLRVTKECLLKGIEKAVAGNRIGDLAYAIQEHAESNGFGVVRELVGHGVGHRLHEKPEVPNYGKRGVGIKLEEGMVLAIEPMINAGRAGVKFWDDGWTVSTVDKKPSAHFEHTVAVKKGKADVLSSFTYIEEVLNNKI
- the infA gene encoding translation initiation factor IF-1; amino-acid sequence: MAKQSSIEQDGVIKEALSNAMFRVELENGHEIIAHISGKMRMHYIKILPGDRVKLEMSPYDLTKGRITYRYK
- the rpmJ gene encoding 50S ribosomal protein L36 produces the protein MKVRASIKKRSADCKVIRRKGKLYVINKKNPKYKQRQG
- the rpsK gene encoding 30S ribosomal protein S11 encodes the protein MEPVGQAHINATFNNIIITLTNNQGQTISWSSAGKQGFKGSKKNTPYAASQAAIDCGKAAHDLGLRKVEVFVKGPGSGRESAIRTLQNSGLEVTTIKDITPLPHNGCRPPKRRRV
- the rpsD gene encoding 30S ribosomal protein S4, with amino-acid sequence MARYTGPKSKIARKFREPIFGPDKALERKNYPPGQHGASKRRGKQSEYAVQLMEKQKVKYTYGVLEKQFSNLFKKASSREGITGTNLLQLLEARLDNTVYRLGIAPTRSGARQLVSHRHIMVNGEVVNIPSYTLRAGDVIEVREKSKSLEAISNSVAGRTINKHNWLEWDAKTLTGKLLQYPDRDSIPENIKENLIVELYSK